A genomic segment from Castor canadensis chromosome 1, mCasCan1.hap1v2, whole genome shotgun sequence encodes:
- the Ginm1 gene encoding glycoprotein integral membrane protein 1, giving the protein MEGVPSAPLSLRLLLFVALPAAGWLTAGASKPPPSGAPQNSIRINVTTLEDDGEVSKEQVVLNITYESGQVYVNDLPVNSGVTRVSCQTLIVKNENLEEKEYFGIISVRILVHKWPMTSGSSLQLIVIQEEVVEIDGKQAQQKDVIETDILVKNQRILRHSHYPLPLEESMLYSISRDSDILFTLPNLSKKVESVSLLQTTSQYLIRNVETTLDEDALPGKLPETPLRAEPPSSYKVMCQWMEKFRKDLCRFWSSIVPVFFMFLNVIVVGILGAAGVITILKVLFPVSTYKGILQVDKVNVIPVTTINLYPDGAKKTPENL; this is encoded by the exons ATGGAGGGCGTTCCTTCCGCGCCGCTCTCCCTCCGGCTGCTGCTGTTCGTGGCGCTGCCGGCCGCAGGGTGGCTGACAGCCGGCGCCTCCAAGCCGCCGCCGTCCGGAGCCCCGCAG AACAGCATCAGAATTAATGTAACTACTCTGGAAGATGATGGGGAAGTATCTAAAGAACAG GTTGTTCTTAACATAACCTATGAGAGTGGACAGGTATATGTAAATGACTTACCTGTAAATAGTGGTGTAACCCGAGTAAGCTGTCAGACTTTGATAG tgaaaaatgaaaatttggaggaaaaagagTATTTTGGAATTATCAGTGTGCGGATTTTAGTTCACAAGTGGCCTATGACATCTGGTTCCAGTTTGCAACTCATTGTCATTCAAGAAGAGGTAGTAGAGATTGATGGAAAACAA gcTCAACAAAAGGATGTTATTGAAACTGATATTTTAGTTAAGAACCAGAGAATACTCAGACATTCACACTATCCCCTTCCTTTGGAAGAAAGCATGCTGTATTCTATTTCCCGAGATAGTGATATTTTGTTTACCCTTCCCAACCTCTCCAAAAAAG TGGAAAGTGTTAGTTTGTTGCAGACCACCAGCCAGTATCTTATCAGGAATGTGGAAACCACCTTAGATGAAGATGCTTTACCTGGAAAATTGCCTGAAACTCCTCTCAGAGCAGAGCCTCCATCCTCATACAAG GTAATGTGTCAATGGATGGAAAAGTTCAGAAAAGATCTGTGTAGGTTCTGGAGCAGTATTGTCCCAGTGTTCTTCATGTTTTTGAACGTCATAGTGGTTGGAATCCTAGGAGCAGCTGGGGTCATAACCATCTTAAAGGTGCTTTTCCCAGTTTCCACATACAA GGGAATTCTTCAGGTGGATAAAGTAAATGTCATACCTGTGACAACCATCAACTTATATCCAGATGGCGCTAAGAAAACACCAGAAAACCTTTAA